AGCCGTCGGAGTCCGGGCGGTCGTCGGCGGCAAACGCCAGGTGATCCGCGGAGAGGAGATCATCCTGTCGGCCGGGGCTGCGAAGAGTCCTCACCTGCTGATGCTGTCGGGTATCGGTCCCGCTGACGAGTTGCTCGCCCACGGCATCACCGTGGTGCAGGATCTTCCCGGCGTCGGGAGAGACTTCATGGACCATGCGGAAGTGCTTGTCGGGTACAAGGCCGCAGATGTCCCTCTCCCCGTGCCGAACGATACCGCCCTCATCGAAGCAGTAGCGCACCGGACAGCCGAGGGTTCGGACTTCGGGAGCGATCTCGAGATCATGCCGATGACTCTGCCCTTGATGGACGCCACGATGGGCAGGGCCGCGGGCATCTCGCAGGCCAAAGCCATGGCTTCGATGGCGAGCCACCCGATCGGTGCGTTCAAGGCTGTACGGAGAGCCGACCTGTCATCGATGGTCCGGATGACCTCGTCCATGGGAGCGAACGCGTTCATCGTGTCCGTACTCAATCCGCTCAGCCGTGGCCGAATGACTCTGACCTCCGCCAACCCGTCCGTGTTCCCGCGCTCGGAGCATCGCTCCTTCAGCGATCCGGAGGACCGCCGGCGGATGCGTGAGGCGATCCGATTCACCGTCGAGCTGATGCGCACCTCCGCGTTCGCTCCGATGGTCAGGCAGATCTCCCCGCAGCTTGTTGACGTGATCGGATCTGACCGGGATCTCGATCGCTGGATGCTGCTCAACCCCGCCCCCAGCGGACACCTGATGGGCACCTGCAAGATGGGGCCCTCGTCAGACCCGGGCACCGTGGTCGATGAGCGCTGCCGCGTGCACGGCATCGACAATCTCCGTGTCGTGGACCTGTCCATCGCCCCGGATCTGCTGCGCAGGGGACCGAACGCGACCGCGATGATGATGGGTGCACGCGCGGC
This DNA window, taken from Leucobacter tenebrionis, encodes the following:
- a CDS encoding GMC family oxidoreductase; the protein is MEQYDVIVVGGGSAGAALAGRLSDTAGRSVLLLEAGPDYARIEDFPLEIRRANVSSALAPGSPFGWPIVTQWTAGARMPLPRGRIIGGGSSVNGAYYVRGLAADFDRWAESGNPQWSFDKVLPFFREGESDREFGADEAAHGSTGPLPITRAMPGQMSPISEHFFQACLDLGVEEDRDKNGLHTGDGVGALPANIQDGVRFNSAMAHLTPRRGRPNLTVRGHALVERVLIEGRRAVGVRAVVGGKRQVIRGEEIILSAGAAKSPHLLMLSGIGPADELLAHGITVVQDLPGVGRDFMDHAEVLVGYKAADVPLPVPNDTALIEAVAHRTAEGSDFGSDLEIMPMTLPLMDATMGRAAGISQAKAMASMASHPIGAFKAVRRADLSSMVRMTSSMGANAFIVSVLNPLSRGRMTLTSANPSVFPRSEHRSFSDPEDRRRMREAIRFTVELMRTSAFAPMVRQISPQLVDVIGSDRDLDRWMLLNPAPSGHLMGTCKMGPSSDPGTVVDERCRVHGIDNLRVVDLSIAPDLLRRGPNATAMMMGARAADLIDAETA